The DNA region GCGGCCCAGACCCAGATCGATTCGACCGGGATAGAGGCTCGCCAGGGTGCCGAACTGCTCGGCCACCACCAGCGGCGCGTGGTTGGGCAGCATGATCCCGCCCGCCCCGACACGAATGGTCGACGTACCACCGGCCAGGTACGCAAGCAGCACGGCAGTCGCCGAACTGGCGATGCCATCCATGTTGTGGTGTTCAGCCACCCAGAAGCGGTTATAGCCCAGTTTTTCAACGTGTTGAGCCAGGCTCAGGGAATTGCGCAGGGACTCGGCGGGACCTCGGTCATGGCGCACGGGCACCAGATCAAGGGTGGAAATCTTTACATCTGCCAGACGTTTCATAGGCCGGGGTAGCTCCTCGAATTGAGATGGGCTGGCTGCTGGAGCTGCCCACGATGAAACAGCAGTGCGGGCGCAAGTCGCGCTTTTCAATGGCAGGCGGGTAAAAACCTACTTAAACGCTAGGTCTTTCCGACGGTTGAACTTTCCAGCACGGTCTATCCTCAGAACCTTGTAACAGCAATGATCCAAATTCATTCCAAAAGGAGCCACCATGAGCATCGTCAAGAAAGCATCCGCCCACTGGGAAGGTGATCTGAAAAGCGGTATCGGCAGCATCTCCACGGAAACCGGCGTTTTGCGTGAAGCACCTTACGGCTTCAAGGCGCGTTTTGAAGGCGGCAAGGGCACCAACCCTGAAGAACTGATCGGTGCAGCTCACGCAGGCTGTTTCTCGATGGCATTGTCCATGATTCTGGGCGGCGCAGGCCTTACCGCTGAAAGCATCGATACGCAAGCCGACGTCACGCTGGATCAGGTTGAAGGCGGTTTTGCGATCAGCGCTGTGCATTTGACCCTCAAGGCCAAAGTGCCGGGTGCAACCCAAGAGAAGTTCGACGAACTGACCAAGCAGGCCAAAGAAGGCTGCCCGGTTTCGAAAGTGTTGAACGCCAAGATCACGCTGGACGCCACATTGGTGAGCTGATCCACCACGAGCGTTGCGGGAGCGCCTTGTGCGCTCCTGTATCTACTGTATAAAGCTGGCTTGCTTCATCGGTCATGCGTTATCGACGCATGGTTTGATTTTGATCAGGAGTCGAGCATGAAACGTTTTATTCTGGCAGTGACCTGTACCGTGCTGGCGACCAGCGCGCTGGCGGCGCCGAAATCCTGTGAAGAACTCAAGGATGAAATCGAAGCCAAGATCCAGGCCAACAACGTGACGTCTTACACGCTGGAAATCGTCGCCAACGAAGAAGCCACCGATCCCAACATGGTTGTCGGCACCTGCGATAACGGCACGAAAAAAATCATCTACCAGCGTAATGACCGCTGACCGAATGCGCTGATCAGATGCAGTGTACGCCGCCCTCTTCTTCCTCTTCGGCCACCACCTTGCGTTCTGCATCGTAAAGCCAGGCGTCGACACTGTTGGCCATTGAGCGCACCTCCAGCATGTAATGCTGCCCAGCGGCGAAGTGGTCATAACGAACACTGACGTAACAGGTGATCTCGGTGTACTCATCGCCGATCATGCCCATCCCGCCCGACCGGTATTCGTAGTCATAACGTACCTGCAACTCGTGACTGCCCGGCGTCACCTGAAAATAGCGCCCGTCATAAGTGTTCTCGCCATCAAGCTTGTCGGCCATGATCAGCTGGCCGGTGATGGTGCGCATGTCGACCCACGCCATGTTCGGGTCGACGGCTGGCAAAGGGCCCGCGCATCCGGCAAGCGTTGCGAGGGTTAATGCGATTGGCAGAGTGAGAAAACGGATTGGCACCTGAGGTGTTCCTCTGCTTAAAAAGGTTTAGTGGCGACCGTTGACATGACTTGTTGCTGGCCATGCATCCAATCTGCAGAAATGATGCAACGTGTTTCAGTCAGGCGTTGAATCACAGCAAAATCGCTTTTCAGGTTTCGTGAAAAGATCGGCTCATGATGAGCGATTCGATTACGGAGCAGTCGAATCTGTTCGAGATCAGCCGCGATCTTTGCTCGGTGGGCAGATACAGTGAAACACTTTTCAAGGTTTGGGAAAAAGCTGTGTAGATAAGGGGTCCAGATACGGCCCTCAAACCGTTTCGTAAACATTTTTTCCCAAAAGACAAATTTCAGTTCTGCAATCACGGCTCCGGTTGTAGCGCATTTCTGTCTGGCCCTTGCAAGCTCTTGTTTCGGTTTGAAAACGGCGCCTGTGACATGTGGCAGGCTCTGCTCGAAACCAGGGCTCCAAGGCCACTGGGGGCCATAGACCGAAGCGATTGCGTCTGCAACACCGTTACGGACAATCACCTCGCACAGGTGCAGAGGTGTAAGGAACGCTGCAGAGACGAGAGCGTTCCAGGCATATAAAGTGATGGCCTCATCTAGACCCCGGCCCACAGCGAGTGCTGCGTGTTCGTACGTCGAAATCCGGGCAGAGGAAAGGGATAATCTGATTGCCTTTGCAACGTCTAACGTTGACATTGACGACAACTGCAAATCTCCTTATAGTCCATTCACTTGCCGAGGGCCTAGCTGGCTTATGCCTCCCCCCACGGACAGATGATATAGCAACACTCAAAGCCCACCTATACGGTGGGCTTTTTGTTGTGTGCGTCAATGTAAGCAGCCTTTTGGAAAAAGCGCTGAACATGATGTGTTTGGGATGAATGAAGCTCGTGGACGGAGATCAGCTCCACTCTTGAGCTGATCAGCGCCAGAAAATTCGTCCTCACTTACTACCAAACATCTGCCACAACGACGCCCCCACTCCCGTCATGCTCTCCCCGGCGATCAAGCCCGCCGCAACGGTAATGGCGAAGCGTTCGGTGAGGCTCGCCCAGCGACAGCTCACTGCCCACGTGAGCAGCGCGCCCAGAGCCATCATCAGCGACACCGAAGCGGGCAGCACAAACGCCAGGCCCAAGGCAGCGGCGCTCGGTAAATAGCGGGCGCGATGAGTCGGTAAAGTGCTGTCAAGGATGCCCAGCAACGTACCCGCCATACCGGCAATGAAAATAGCCCAGCGGATGCTCTCCGACAACGAGTCCAGCCCGTGCGTCAGGGTTTGCGCCACGGCTTTCCAGGTGGCCACTGCCGGCGCTGGCCACTCCTCGGTGAGCAGCATGGTTTGCGGGTCCGGAATCAGCGCCATGTAGGCCAGCACGCCCACGATACTGCCGACCAAGATCCCCAGCGTCTGGGCGACCAATTGCTTGCGTGGCGTGGCGCCAATCGCCTTGCCCACCTTGAAGTCGTTCATCAAGTCCGTGCATTGCCCGGCCGAACCGCCAGCCGTATTCGCGCTCATCAGATTGATCGTCACCTGCCCGGGCGCGACGATACCAAAGCTCAACTGCGACAACTGCCCGATGGCCCCAATCGGCGGAATGCCCGTCGCGCCGACCACTCGCGCAGCCACTGCAGCCAGGCAAATCGCCAAGGGAATGGTCAGCAACGCCATCCACAGATTGATGCCGAACAACAGCGCCTGCAGGCTTACCACCAAGATGATCGACAGCAGCAAACCAAGCGCAGGCCCCGGCTTTGGCATCGCCCAGACAGTCCCACTGCTCGCTTTGGTGGACGCATGCAATCCCCACAACCGAATCGCCAGCGACGCCAACGTCGAGCAGACCATCAAGCTCACACCCGGCCACAACAACCACGCCACCAGTGCCGCGAACTGCGGACCATTGCTGCCAGCTGGCAACGTCACCAGCCCTTGCGCCAACAACCACGGCGCCAGACCGCCCCACGCCAGCAGCGCACCGAACAACAGCGTCACACCCACACGAATCCCGATGATTGCGCCGAACCCCACCAACAACAGCGAAGGGTCAGCAGTAAACGTCAGCCGCTCCAGCTGCGCACTCGGCGACCAGCGCGGAAACGCCCACACAAAGGTGTCGACCCACTTCGCCAGCCCGGACAGCAACGCAGCACTTAGCAACACCTTCAACCGCGTCGCCGCCTCACGACCCTGATTGTAAATGTGCAACAACGTCTCCAGCGTCGCCATGCCCTCGGGAAACTTCAGCGACTTGTCATTGAGCAACGAAGGCCGCAAATACCACGCAATCCAGATTCCCAGAAAACTCACCGAAAACACCCACGCCATCATCGGAACAGCGTCCAGCTGCTGCCCGGTCAACAACGTGTACGCCGGAATCGGCGCCACCAACCCGCCGGAAATGATCGACGCAGCGGCCGACGCTACCGTCTGGTTGATGTTGCTCTCATGCAGCGTCCACGGCGGCTGATTGGGCGAGCGTTTGGCCAGGCCTTGCCAGATGGCGTAACCGATTAACAGCGCGATGATCGACATGTTGAACGACCAACCAATCTTCAGGCCCGCGTAGACGTTGGAGGGGGTGAGCAGAATGCCCAGAACGATGCCGGTGATGACGGCACGCAGGCTGAGTTCGCGTTGGACGGGGGTGATGTCGGGAAGCGGGGTTGTAGGCATGCGGAATCCTTTCGGCGGTGGGCGTTGAGGAGGGGTACAACTGCTGCATTAGAAGGGAGCGTCGGGAAGGGGGAAGGTTCCACGGGGGCTGCGTATTGAATGTTGGCCAGTTACTTTACCGGCTTCCCTAATTGAAGCCTTTGATCAAAAAGTAAAGTCAGGCTAATAGGTATAACGGGTATCAATTTATTAGCCGCACTCGGAAAAGCTAACGCTGTCACAACGGTTTGATTAATTCCAAAAGGGGCGGGTCTCCCAACCAGTGGGTAAACCTAACGCAGCGGGTGTTAGCCCGGCTTTTTCAAGTGTAAGAACGGGAAGTTCTACCATTAATGCCTTAAACCGATGTTTCCAGTCTGCCGTAGGGTCAATTACCTGCAGCAAAGCCTGCACTGCCACGGCTCGTGCAAACAACCGTCCTCGGTCTGCCTCTGTCGGAAACTCTGCCTTGATTGACTTCGCGAACTGAGGGGTATCGGATGTGATGGATGTGTTCCACAACCGACTATGATGAGCACTGATATTGCGTAACAGCGTCAGGCTTTTCAACCAGCTGCTCAGCACACCTTCGTTATAACCAAAGCATGCTGCAATTTTTTTCTTGTGATCAAGATGCAAGCCCGCGAACAGTCGCGATAACTGCCCGATAGTCATCTGTTCGAGCACAACCCAGATGGGCGGAAAAGCAGGAGTGTTATAGTTGTTGTAATAATGCTGAATCGCGAGACTCTGTCCCCGAAGCCCCATTACTTGCTTCAGGAAGGCGCGATGCTCATCCATATTCCGGAAGTGGATGGCATTTAAGTAAAAATGTGGGCCGCAGGCACGATTATTAGCCAATGTATTAGCTATTAGTGAGCGAAACGCCACTTCAATACGATCAATGCCATCCAGGCAAAGCAGACGCAGTCTTCGATCGAAATCGTAGAGCGCCAAAATGTCATCAAACTGCACAGCAGGGTAAAACTGCTTGCCTGAATCTTGCAGAGGACGCATGTAGATCAGCAATCGGTAATGCCCGATAAACTGAAGAGCACGAAGCGCTTTTTGGGTCTGACCTCGTGTGTCCAATCCTTTTTTACGCAGATGGAGTAGAAGTGCGTGAGGGGTTTTGGCGGGCTTATCAAAAAGGATGGGGAGGTGCGACAAGCCTTAGCTTCCTGCTGGCAAGGTGTAGAAAAAACTAACCCCCTGGTGCGCAGTACAGGACGAGTCCCGCCCGAGGCGTGGGGGTTATTCTTGCGGCCAAGGCTATTGATGCATTGGCAAGCTGTCAATCAAATTTGCTCAATGGGATGCGGGGATGGGCCACAGGGTCCTGTCCTCTCACACAGTTGCACACCGCCGCACCCGTCCGGCATAACATCACCACATCCAAACCACCAAAGCCCTCCCGTCCATGCCCACACTCTACGCCTTACGCCTGTTATCACTGATCGCCATCACGCTGTTAACCGGCTGCTCCAGCCTCTCCTATTACAGCCAGTTGGCGCAGGGGCAGTGGCAGTTGTTGCAAGCGCGTGAGCCTGTGGAAAAGATCATTGCTGATCCGACTCGGGATACCGGTTTGCGCGAGCATCTGGCCCGGTCGCAACTGGCGCGCAGCTTTGCCAGTGAGCATTTGCATCTACCGGATAACCAGAGTTATCGCCTGTATGCGGATCTAGGGCGGCCTTATGTGGTGTGGAATGTGTTTGCGACGGATGAGTTTTCGCTGGAGCCGGTCACGCATTGTTTTCCGATTGCTGGCTGTGTCGCGTATCGCGGTTATTACAGCCCTGGCGGGGCGCGTGGTGAGGCGGCGTTGCAGCGTCAGGCGGGCAAGGATGTGTATTTAAGTGGTGTGGAGGCGTATTCGACGCTGGGCTGGTTCGATGATCCGATTCTCAGTTCGATGCTGGGCTGGGGTGATGAGCGCCTGGCGACGCTGATTTTCCATGAGTTGGCGCATCAGCGTTTTTATGTGAAGGACGACACTGAGTTCAACGAGTCGTACGCCAGTTTTGTCGAGCAGGAAGGTACGCGGCAGTGGCGTGCAGCGCGGGGTTTGCCGCCGGAGAGTGTTTCGCAGTCGGCGCGGCGTGATCAGTTTATCCAGTTGGTGCTGGCCACTCGGGAGCGGCTCAAGGACCTTTATCGTCAGCCGCTGTCGGCTGAGGCGATGCGCGTGCGCAAGGCTGCGGAGTTTGAACGGCTGCGCCGTGATTATCGGACGTTGCGTGATGGGCAGTGGGCCGGTGACAAGCGTTTTGATGGCTGGATCAACAGCCCGATGAACAACGCGAAGCTGCTGCCGTTTGGTCTTTATGATCAGTGGGTGCCCGCGTTTGAAGCGTTGTTCAGGCAGGAGAATGGGGATTGGCAGGCATTTTATCGGGCGGTGGAGAAGCTGGGCGGTATGCAGGTCGAGTCGCGCAAGGCGGCGCTGCGCGCATTGATGCCTTGATGAATTCTCGTTACTACGCTCTGCGTGGTAATGCCTTTCGTCCCCCCTCAAGGATGGGCGGTGTGTGACGCGGAGCGTCACGGGATGCATTCCTACGCTGGAGCGTAAGAACGATAGCGAACCTCAACCCTGATCAAACCCCTCCGCCAGGTGCTGATCCTTGAGCTTCACGTAATTGGTGGCGCTGTACGGAAAGAAGGCGATCTCCTTTTCGGTTAATGCGCGCACTTGTTTGACCGGACGGCCGACGTACAGAAAGCCGCTTTCCAGCACTTTGCCCGGCGGCACCAGGCTGCCTGCGCCGATGATGACTTCGTCTTCGACAACTGCGCCGTCCATGATGGTGGTGCCCATGCCGACCAGAATCCGGTTGCCGATTGTGCAGCCGTGCAACATCGATTTGTGGCCGATGGTCACTTCGTCGCCGATCAGTAGCGGGAAACCGTCCGGGTTGAAGGGGCCTGCGTGGGTGATGTGCAGCACGCTGCCGTCCTGGACGCTGGTGCGTGCGCCGATGCGGATGCGGTGCATGTCGCCCCGTACGACCGTTAACGGCCAGACAGAGCTGTCGGCGCCGATGGCAACGTCGCCAATGACTATCGCTGAATGATCGACAAAGGCCCGTTCGCCAAGGGCTGGGGTGTGGTCCTGAAACTTGCGAATGGCCACGATAGGCTCCTTCTTTGACAGTGATAGGCGTGTGGATCGGGTTTGGTTGCTGCGGTCGGCGTCGATTGTAATTAAGATGGCTGGGTGTTTCTTCCAGGCAAGGTGCAAAACTGTGAGCGCGAACAACCCTCTTCTGCAATCGTACGACCTGCCACCCTTTTCGGCGATTCGTGCCGAACATGTCAAACCTGCTATCGAACAAATCCTGGCCGACAACCGTGCCGCGATTGCTGACATCCTCGCGAAACAGGGCTCGACGCCGACCTGGGCCGGGCTGGTGCTGACCATGGACGAATTGAATGACCGCCTCGGCGCGGCATGGAGTCCGGTCAGCCACCTGAATGCCGTCTGCAACAGCGTAGAACTGCGTGAAGCCTACGAGTCCTGCCTGCCGGCATTGAGCGCCTACTCCACCGAGATGGGTCAGAATCGCGAACTGTTCCAGGCCTATGAAGCATTGGCCAATGGCCCTGAAGCGGCCACCTTCGATGTGGCGCAGAAGACCATTCTTGAGCAAGCGTTGCGTGACTTCCGGTTGTCCGGCATCGATCTGCCGCCCGAGCAGCAGAAGCGTTACGCCGAGGTGCAGAGCAAGCTGTCGGAGCTGGGCAGTCAGTTTTCCAATCAGTTGCTCGATGCCACTCAGGCCTGGACCAAGCTGGTCACTGACGAGTCCGCCCTCGCCGGTCTGACCGATTCTGCCAAACAGCAGATGGCCGCTGCCGCCAAGGCGAAAGACCTCGAAGGCTTTCTGATTACCCTGGAATTCCCGAGCTACTACGCGGTGATGACCTACGCCGAAGACCGCGCCCTGCGCGAAGAGCTGTATGCGGCGTATTGCACTCGTGCCTCGGATCAAGGCCCGAACGCGGGCAAGAACGACAACACGCCGGTCATGGAGCAGATTCTCGATCTGCGTCAGGAGCTGGCGCAACTGCTGGGCTACGCAAACTTCGCCGAATTGAGTCTCGCCACCAAGATGGCCGAGTCCAGCGATCAGGTGCTGAGCTTCCTGCGTGATCTGGCCAAGCGCAGCAAGCCGTTCGCCGCTCAGGACCTTGAGCAGCTCAAGGCATACGCGGCTGAACAGGGCTGCCCGGACCTGCAAAGCTGGGACAGCGGTTTCTACGGCGAGAAGCTGCGCGAACAGCGTTACAGCGTTTCCCAGGAAATCCTGCGCGCCTACTTCCCCATCGACACGGTGCTGAACGGTCTGTTCTCCATCGTCCAGCGCCTGTACGGCATCGAGATCGCCGAGCAGAAAGGTTTCGATACCTGGCACCCG from Pseudomonas syringae includes:
- a CDS encoding OsmC family protein; protein product: MSIVKKASAHWEGDLKSGIGSISTETGVLREAPYGFKARFEGGKGTNPEELIGAAHAGCFSMALSMILGGAGLTAESIDTQADVTLDQVEGGFAISAVHLTLKAKVPGATQEKFDELTKQAKEGCPVSKVLNAKITLDATLVS
- a CDS encoding DUF1161 domain-containing protein, whose amino-acid sequence is MKRFILAVTCTVLATSALAAPKSCEELKDEIEAKIQANNVTSYTLEIVANEEATDPNMVVGTCDNGTKKIIYQRNDR
- a CDS encoding OPT family oligopeptide transporter, with product MPTTPLPDITPVQRELSLRAVITGIVLGILLTPSNVYAGLKIGWSFNMSIIALLIGYAIWQGLAKRSPNQPPWTLHESNINQTVASAAASIISGGLVAPIPAYTLLTGQQLDAVPMMAWVFSVSFLGIWIAWYLRPSLLNDKSLKFPEGMATLETLLHIYNQGREAATRLKVLLSAALLSGLAKWVDTFVWAFPRWSPSAQLERLTFTADPSLLLVGFGAIIGIRVGVTLLFGALLAWGGLAPWLLAQGLVTLPAGSNGPQFAALVAWLLWPGVSLMVCSTLASLAIRLWGLHASTKASSGTVWAMPKPGPALGLLLSIILVVSLQALLFGINLWMALLTIPLAICLAAVAARVVGATGIPPIGAIGQLSQLSFGIVAPGQVTINLMSANTAGGSAGQCTDLMNDFKVGKAIGATPRKQLVAQTLGILVGSIVGVLAYMALIPDPQTMLLTEEWPAPAVATWKAVAQTLTHGLDSLSESIRWAIFIAGMAGTLLGILDSTLPTHRARYLPSAAALGLAFVLPASVSLMMALGALLTWAVSCRWASLTERFAITVAAGLIAGESMTGVGASLWQMFGSK
- a CDS encoding gamma carbonic anhydrase family protein, translating into MAIRKFQDHTPALGERAFVDHSAIVIGDVAIGADSSVWPLTVVRGDMHRIRIGARTSVQDGSVLHITHAGPFNPDGFPLLIGDEVTIGHKSMLHGCTIGNRILVGMGTTIMDGAVVEDEVIIGAGSLVPPGKVLESGFLYVGRPVKQVRALTEKEIAFFPYSATNYVKLKDQHLAEGFDQG
- a CDS encoding aminopeptidase; this translates as MPTLYALRLLSLIAITLLTGCSSLSYYSQLAQGQWQLLQAREPVEKIIADPTRDTGLREHLARSQLARSFASEHLHLPDNQSYRLYADLGRPYVVWNVFATDEFSLEPVTHCFPIAGCVAYRGYYSPGGARGEAALQRQAGKDVYLSGVEAYSTLGWFDDPILSSMLGWGDERLATLIFHELAHQRFYVKDDTEFNESYASFVEQEGTRQWRAARGLPPESVSQSARRDQFIQLVLATRERLKDLYRQPLSAEAMRVRKAAEFERLRRDYRTLRDGQWAGDKRFDGWINSPMNNAKLLPFGLYDQWVPAFEALFRQENGDWQAFYRAVEKLGGMQVESRKAALRALMP
- the prlC gene encoding oligopeptidase A; translation: MAGCFFQARCKTVSANNPLLQSYDLPPFSAIRAEHVKPAIEQILADNRAAIADILAKQGSTPTWAGLVLTMDELNDRLGAAWSPVSHLNAVCNSVELREAYESCLPALSAYSTEMGQNRELFQAYEALANGPEAATFDVAQKTILEQALRDFRLSGIDLPPEQQKRYAEVQSKLSELGSQFSNQLLDATQAWTKLVTDESALAGLTDSAKQQMAAAAKAKDLEGFLITLEFPSYYAVMTYAEDRALREELYAAYCTRASDQGPNAGKNDNTPVMEQILDLRQELAQLLGYANFAELSLATKMAESSDQVLSFLRDLAKRSKPFAAQDLEQLKAYAAEQGCPDLQSWDSGFYGEKLREQRYSVSQEILRAYFPIDTVLNGLFSIVQRLYGIEIAEQKGFDTWHPDVRLFEIKENGQHVGRFFFDLYARANKRGGAWMDGARDRRRTAEGTLQSPVANLVCNFTPAVAGKPALLTHDEVTTLFHEFGHGLHHLLTRVEHAGASGINGVAWDAVELPSQFMENWCWEPEGLALISGHYESGEPLPQDLLEKMLAAKNFQSGLMMVRQLEFSMFDFELHATHGDGRSVLDVLEDVRDEVSVMRPPAYNRFPNSFAHIFAGGYAAGYYSYKWAEVLSADAFSKFEEDGVLNAETGRAFREAILARGGSQAPMVLFVDFRGREPSIDALLRHSGLSEDAAA
- a CDS encoding Abi family protein translates to MSHLPILFDKPAKTPHALLLHLRKKGLDTRGQTQKALRALQFIGHYRLLIYMRPLQDSGKQFYPAVQFDDILALYDFDRRLRLLCLDGIDRIEVAFRSLIANTLANNRACGPHFYLNAIHFRNMDEHRAFLKQVMGLRGQSLAIQHYYNNYNTPAFPPIWVVLEQMTIGQLSRLFAGLHLDHKKKIAACFGYNEGVLSSWLKSLTLLRNISAHHSRLWNTSITSDTPQFAKSIKAEFPTEADRGRLFARAVAVQALLQVIDPTADWKHRFKALMVELPVLTLEKAGLTPAALGLPTGWETRPFWN